The proteins below are encoded in one region of Oncorhynchus tshawytscha isolate Ot180627B linkage group LG04, Otsh_v2.0, whole genome shotgun sequence:
- the bcl2l16 gene encoding BCL2 like 16 isoform X1 codes for MGQSEGLESRGGINSPDPLVREAYLMLHDYINYVIAGPDGHIGPPPTATAAALRHAGDELLVRFPIFFRRWPRVFHDVTEATACPMLTAILDEHFATTTPGGRRRDLAWSAVLSVYVLAGQMALHCHERGMGGILPQLKECVGGYVERVICPEIRDKGGWTGFVSRFGQKQDLEGQVKKVCCWTLLLLATSILSYFLWKRIKS; via the exons ATGGGTCAGTCAGAGGGGCTAGAGAGCAGGGGTGGCATAAACAGCCCTGACCCCCTGGTACGAGAGGCCTATCTGATGTTACATGACTATATAAACTATGTGATCGCAGGGCCTGACGGACACATTGGCCCACCCCCTACTGCCACAGCAGCAGCCCTGCGCCATGCTGGGGATGAGCTGCTAGTTAGGTTCCCCATCTTCTTCAGGCGTTGGCCACGCGTCTTCCACGATGTGACCGAGGCCACAGCCTGTCCCATGCTAACCGCCATCCTGGATGAGCACTTTGCCACCACCACCCCCGGGGGGCGCCGACGGGACCTGGCCTGGAGTGCGGtgctgtctgtgtatgtgttggCTGGCCAGATGGCCCTGCACTGCCATGAGAGGGGCATGGGGGGAATCCTGCCCCAGCTTAAGGAGTGTGTGGGGGGTTACGTGGAGAGGGTCATCTGTCCAGAGATTCGGGACAAGGGTGGATGG ACAGGCTTTGTGTCCCGCTTTGGGCAGAAGCAGGACTTGGAGGGCCAGGTGAAGAAGGTGTGTTGCTGGACTCTACTGCTATTGGCTACCAGTATCCTGTCCTATTTCCTGTGGAAACGAATAAAATCTTAA
- the LOC112248307 gene encoding tubulin beta-1 chain, translated as MREIVHLQAGQCGNQIGAKFWEVISDEHGIDPTGTYHGDSDLQLDRINVYYNEASGGKYVPRAVLVDLEPGTMDSVRSGPFGQIFRPDNFVFGQSGAGNNWAKGHYTEGAELVDSVLDVVRKEAESCDCLQGFQLTHSLGGGTGSGMGTLLISKIREEYPDRIMNTFSVVPSPKVSDTVVEPYNATLSVHQLVENTDETFCIDNEALYDICFRTLKLTTPSYGDLNHLVSATMSGVTTCLRFPGQLNADLRKLAVNMVPFPRLHFFMPGFAPLTSRGSQQYRSLTVPELTQQMFDAKNMMAACDPRHGRYLTVAAIFRGRMSMKEVDEQMLNVQNKNSSYFVEWIPNNVKTAVCDIPPRGLKMAATFIGNSTAIQELFKRISEQFTAMFRRKAFLHWYTGEGMDEMEFTEAESNMNDLVSEYQQYQDATAEEEGEFEEEGEEELA; from the exons TTCTGGGAGGTGATCAGTGACGAGCATGGCATTGACCCAACTGGTACATACCATGGGGACAGTGACCTTCAGCTCGACAGGATCAACGTCTACTACAATGAAGCCTCAG GTGGTAAATATGTGCCTCGTGCCGTGCTTGTCGACTTGGAGCCAGGGACCATGGACTCTGTGAGATCTGGACCCTTCGGCCAGATCTTCAGACCTGACAACTTTGTGTTCG GCCAGAGTGGTGCTGGAAACAACTGGGCCAAGGGCCACTACACAGAGGGAGCTGAGCTGGTGGACTCAGTCCTGGATGTTGTGAGGAAGGAAGCTGAGAGCTGTGACTGTCTGCAAGGTTTCCAGCTCACCCACTCACTAGGAGGTGGAACCGGCTCTGGCATGGGCACCCTGCTCATCAGCAAGATCCGTGAAGAGTACCCCGATCGCATCATGAACACCTTCAGCGTGGTGCCCTCACCCAAAgtatcagacactgtggtggagCCCTACAATGCCACCCTGTCAGTCCACCAGCTAGTGGAGAACACTGATGAGACCTTCTGCATTGACAACGAGGCTCTCTACGACATCTGCTTCCGTACCCTCAAACTCACTACTCCCTCCTACGGTGACCTCAACCACCTGGTGTCGGCAACTATGAGCGGTGTCACAACCTGCCTGCGGTTCCCAGGACAGCTCAACGCTGACCTCCGTAAGCTTGCTGTCAACATGGTGCCATTCCCCCGTCTCCACTTCTTCATGCCCGGCTTCGCCCCCCTCACCAGCAGGGGAAGCCAGCAGTACCGCTCCCTCACTGTGCCTGAGCTCACCCAGCAGATGTTCGATGCCAAGAACATGATGGCCGCCTGCGACCCCCGCCACGGACGCTACCTTACAGTGGCTGCCATCTTCCGTGGACGCATGTCCATGAAGGAAGTGGATGAGCAGATGCTGAACGTGCAGAACAAGAACAGCAGCTACTTCGTTGAATGGATCCCCAACAATGTCAAGACTGCAGTCTGCGACATTCCTCCCCGTGGCCTCAAGATGGCTGCTACCTTCATCGGCAACAGCACAGCCATCCAGGAGCTGTTCAAGCGTATCTCAGAGCAGTTCACAGCCATGTTCAGGCGTAAGGCTTTCCTCCATTGGTACACCGGAGAAGGTATGGACGAGATGGAGTTCACTGAGGCTGAGAGCAACATGAACGACCTGGTGTCTGAGTACCAGCAGTACCAAGATGCCACcgctgaggaggagggagagtttgaagaggagggagaagaggagctgGCCTAA